The genome window TTGCTGTAAATTGGAGAAATTTATGGcaaagtaattaaaaataaaactgccaTGTAGTTTTACGTTGtataacttaatttttaataagaaCGGTGTGAGgtttatctattttttaatgtaaccaACAAATTGTGATACAACTTACAAAGTCGACACGACTTTAAACACGATATGCTAACAGAATGTTATATCTAcaaatataattatgtaaGAACATTTGCatcttttaacaaaataataaataaaactgtacTATGgagtaataaatatatttgaaatttCTACAATAAATTAGACCACCTTGGAATGATTTCTATGAAATACAATCTGAATCTCGTCTcgtaacaaaatttaaatacaaaaaagtcAGGTAAGTAGATTTGTATCACAAAATTTCGTATAAATACAGACATAATGAACGGAGAAGTGTATGAACATGAAGAGTGGCTCCACCATCGAACGCTccgacaaattaaataaacatctaCAATTGTCCATAACCtaatcaattaaattaaactaaaGCTCTGTATGAGTTGTTTCACTCTTTTCACTTTTCGTGGGCTGAATCTCTTCATCGCCCTCTTTCAAATCCCCCTCGGTGGAATTCGTAGCTGGATCTGGTGTTTCAACGGTCGCTTCTTCTTCCGACGCTTTAGCATCCTCTTCGTCCGTCTTTTCCGCTTCTTTCTTCTCGACTTCTTCTTTCGGCTTGTCGACCTTCTTCGGCCTCCACAACTTCATTTTATTCAACAAATACTTCACTTCCCTATCTAACGCCCCCATCTTGTCTACGATCGACCTCACAGTCAACTTGATGGGCTCAAACTTCTTCAGCTTGTTCTGCTCGTCGATCATTTTCTCCTTCCACTCGCCGGTCTCTTTTATCAACTTTTCCAGAGACTCGACCTCGACGTCCGTGAACACGTCCTTTTCCGGGTTGGTCGTTTTCGTCAAGTTTTTGGCCGTGGTCAGGAAGTGACTCGAGTGATTTAAGCTGAGGGTCAGGGCGTTCAGAGCTTCGGGACGTTCGTTGTGTTCCCACACTCTGGAGAACAAGTCGTTGGTGAGCGTCCTCAATGTCTCCAATTTCTTCTCGTACGTGTCCGCGTCGGCGTCCGAACCGTCTTCGTACAACCAATCCGAAACTTCCGAACACGACTCCTTTATCTTCTTCACTTCGTCTTCGGTTGCGGCGGCGACGAAATCGTCTTCGAACAGTTTGTTCTGCACGTCTATGACGAAACTCTCCAAATTGTTCAGAGCCGTCGCTCTACGATTAAACTCTTTTTCGGTCTTATCCAGTTTTCCCAGTTTGTCCAACGACTCCTCGAACTGCTTTTTAGTTAACTTACCGATCGTCAAAAACTTCTCTGCGGCCTCTATCGGTTCTTTGAGCGTAATTATTTTCGGTTTGACATCCTTTGGCGGCTCTTTTTGAGTTGCGTTCTTGTTGTCGCTTTCCGTCTCATTTTTCGACTGCTCTTTTACTGGTTTTTCTTCGGGGGTTTCTTCAGGTTTCTGCGTAGCTTCTGGTTCTTCGACGACCGGTTTTTCTTCACCACCAAACAACTTGCTTATTGTACTTCCCAATTTCGAAAAAGTTCCTTCCTCTTCGGATTCGATCACCGTTTTCTCGACCACGAGTTCCACGTtgatcaaattcaaaattcccGATTCGTCCATCGCAAAGTGTGCCTTAATTCCTTTAGTTTCTATATTATCGCCGCTGTTCTTTTTGAAAGCATCCGCGACTCCCGTCAAACTAACTTCGCTCAAATTTAAGCCCCCCACGCTGGCAATTTCATTCCTAGCTAAGTAATCTAAATCTGCATAATTGACTTCGAAACTGAAATCCGTTGTGTACTTGTTGAAAGTGATGATTTTCTTCTGAGGGTAAGGATTCATCAACCCGAAGAGCGTACGCTTGACCTGTCTGACACCTTCTGGAGTCTCCCTCTCGAAAACCACTTGAATTGGATAAAGTACTGCATCTTTGGTCAAAAATTTCTTCACCTGAAAACCTGTACTCAAGTCGGCAGCTTTGTATACAGCTCCCAATGTTGCCGCTTCATCAGTATTCAAATTTTTCGCCAGATCTTGTCCCACAACTTTCTGCAGAATCTCTTGTACTTTACGAACTCTAGTACCGGCTCCTACCAAAACCACTTGTCCTATGATATCCTTGGTCAAGTGCGCCGTCTTCAAAGCTTGCTCCACAGGCTTGCCAACTCTCTCGAACAAATCCTCGATCAAATTCTCCAGATCTTCTCTGGTCACCAGCACTTTGAAGTCCTCTTCGTCCAGCAGACCCTCGACCTGCGCATAGTGTTCGGCGTTGGCCGACAAAATATTCTTCACTCGTCCAGCTTCTTTGAATAATTTTGCCATCGCTCTTGGATTTTTAAAAACGTCGTTTTTGGTCTTCTTCactttgttgaatttttctgCAAGATGTTTCTGCAGTCGCAGCTGAATTTCTAGACCACCCAGTGTCCTGTCGAACCCGACGCCGATAATGGACAGTTGGGGGTGTGTCTCCACGTAACCCCTTTCTTTGGTTTTGACGGTTTGATAGCTGACCAAGGCGGCGGTGGTGGATGTCGCCCCCATGTCGTAAAACATAACGTACTGGGCGGTTTCGTTAAAATCTTTGATTCGGAAAATTCCGTAATTGATCGCGACTGCGGTGTAGTCGTTGATTAATTGCAGAACTTTGAGGTCAGCTAGTTGTGCAGCTTGCAGCAGAGCTTTGCGTTCGACTTGATTGAAATAACCCGGAACTGTAATGACGCATTCTTTTATTCGTTGTCGCGCGCCTTGCTCAGCAAATTCTTTAGCTTTGCCCAACAGTTGCGCGATTAATTCTTCGGGACTGTAATAAACGTCAGTATCATGTTTGAATAGTATGGTGCCTCTTTCTTTGTCCTCGACAATATCATAGTAAGGAAAACGTTCTCGATATAATTTGACTAATGGATGGTCGATGTCTTTCCCTAACAAGTCTAGTAAATACATGTATGCATTTTTTGGGAATCTAATTCCTACAGTTTGAGCATCTTCACCAAATAACCTCATATTGTCACGAAAACTTATCACTGCAGGAGTTTTTCTTTTAGACTCtttatttaaagcaatttCCATGGGAACTCCTGGAGATACAATTCCTACCTTCATCCATTCTGAACCCAAATCTACCGACATCACTGCCAGACTTTCACAATATGAGAACATCCATATTGTGCAGCAGATTATTCCCCATGCAATCTTCATGTTTCTATCTAGAAAAAGACGTGCGTTAGATGCAAATAAGTTTTGAGCGCCTATCTACAGAATAATTTAAAGTTGTAACAAAGCCGGAAAATGAGGTTAGGAGATAAAACATATGACTGGAAACtttaatgaattaaaaaattgacaatCCCGGTTATTTACTTACTTGTCGTACCTCTTTGTGCACAAATCACATATATTTGTAATGTCTCGGAGAGTTTTTCACCACTTCCAACGTTGATAATTACTTGTTTCTCTTCGTCTCGTCCACGTCAGTTTTTCCATGTGCCAGTTGGTTGCGCACGCGGACAAACTTTACAGACAATCGACAAACAGCTGTTTTGATTAACAACAGCACTCTAGATTACAAGTGTGGCGGTTTCTGATTGGTCGTCGTCGTGCAAATCCCAAAACTTTGAACTGTCAACAAATGTTATTTTTGACTGAGCTGTCTGAGCTTATAATCAATTTGATTTGTTGTAGAGATagttcaataaataattaaatcgaTTATCTGttccagaaaaaaatatggaatatTACAGTTTTTCCGTCGAGAAAACCGCGCCATTAATCAACATAAACATACCTGTCGGGGTATGTTTATGTTGAATGTTGATTAATGGCGCGGTGCATCTAGACGGCCTATATAATAGGTACTATTGcgagcatggaatttcgggcagcaatttaaatgtcatttaaaaaaacccaaagtagtctaagctttactgtcataaatgtcataattaattttgactgaacttcaaaataaactgtcacaattattATGCACAATTGTAAGACTtgatttttgcccaagggcgtCATCCCTCAGtatttgataattaatcgatcagactcatcggtacacattaaattagacaatctcAGCTACAGTCATACGATAATCTACAGTCGGACTCACCTCCACCTCATTCAGTCATTCAAAAGGTAAAGCACAGGTCCGGCCTCGGGTTTGCTCAATGGGACGGTACAACATGTAAATGATAAACACCTGACACATCTGTCGCGAAGCAAGGTCATACAGTGACTCACCCGGGGGATTCCTCCCCCTAGCCCGATCATGATGAGGGGCTCGAACCACGGGCGTCGTCTTCAGAGCGCTACGTTCCGGGATTGCGTTGGATGTTCTAGTAGTACCTGTAACAGCCCCGTGTGCAGTTTGGGATGCACGGCCCGCCCGCGGTCTCCACAGAAGAAGACCGCCACGGCCAGCGTGTGAGCCTACAACCCACTTCCATACGATACTGTGCTCCCTCAGTACAGGAGAGCCGGGGTTACCTCCCAACCGTTAATCAAGCACGTATGATctgttacatttggttgtcaCCACTGGCCGTCTCGACAAGACGCGCCCAGTCAACGGCCGAGCCGTGTCATGAGCCAAAGATGCCTCACCCGGACATCCGGTGCTCAGGAATTATACCATGGTATCTGCCAGAGGTTTTAGCGCATTGGTGGTACTGACATCATAGCCCAGGTTGCCCAAACCTGCTATCACCCAGTTACCGACACACCTGGTAACTGTATCACCGGCTAGCACAAGCCTAATTCACTGCACCACTCCCGGGTCACAGACTATTCACCTGCCGTCACTCTCGTACTCGTACCTTGGACAGCCCGTCGGTTCCAGCTGCCAAAGCTACACTGTCCCCGTCTCGCCTGTGGGACCGTAAAAATCACCCCCGAGTCAAGGACCTttcagaacataatttatgagccacatgtttgggtggaagaggtagtttttctgttgcgtttttaaaattctcttacaTTCGGCCAACCTGACATAAATCTCGTCCCGAGATTGTGAATTTACCTTAGTATCGTAACATCTACATCTATTACTACTTGCTGATCAGCCTACTACCGGTGCTAACTACACTAGTGCTAACATTGCCATGGGACTCATGCAACCCTTTAGAATttgtcgcttaataacggtgATCTCatcgtaaaaattaaaaaaaataaatagtcgCAGAAGTTTGAGAAATAATCGAAGATATGTTTTGCTGcagtttgttttattgctCTTGTTAACACCAATCAGAACATGTAAACATTAAACATCAGAAAATAATTGTGTACACCGCTTGACATTGATCCGCACATATCAATTTGTGGTCTTTTGCACCCGGACACTTGACAGGCCATAAATTTAGTCACAAAGCACCTGATCACGTCCGTCGTCTTCGGAAGCTTCCGACAGGCCTCCAGCTGAGAGGGACGCCCGGTCATTGACCCAATACTGATAGGGTAGCTTCCGTCTGTTGTGGGTCGAAGTATTTTACCTGGTGTCTCTCATGGTTGCTACCCCCAAATGT of Tenebrio molitor chromosome 6, icTenMoli1.1, whole genome shotgun sequence contains these proteins:
- the Grp170 gene encoding hypoxia up-regulated protein 1: MKIAWGIICCTIWMFSYCESLAVMSVDLGSEWMKVGIVSPGVPMEIALNKESKRKTPAVISFRDNMRLFGEDAQTVGIRFPKNAYMYLLDLLGKDIDHPLVKLYRERFPYYDIVEDKERGTILFKHDTDVYYSPEELIAQLLGKAKEFAEQGARQRIKECVITVPGYFNQVERKALLQAAQLADLKVLQLINDYTAVAINYGIFRIKDFNETAQYVMFYDMGATSTTAALVSYQTVKTKERGYVETHPQLSIIGVGFDRTLGGLEIQLRLQKHLAEKFNKVKKTKNDVFKNPRAMAKLFKEAGRVKNILSANAEHYAQVEGLLDEEDFKVLVTREDLENLIEDLFERVGKPVEQALKTAHLTKDIIGQVVLVGAGTRVRKVQEILQKVVGQDLAKNLNTDEAATLGAVYKAADLSTGFQVKKFLTKDAVLYPIQVVFERETPEGVRQVKRTLFGLMNPYPQKKIITFNKYTTDFSFEVNYADLDYLARNEIASVGGLNLSEVSLTGVADAFKKNSGDNIETKGIKAHFAMDESGILNLINVELVVEKTVIESEEEGTFSKLGSTISKLFGGEEKPVVEEPEATQKPEETPEEKPVKEQSKNETESDNKNATQKEPPKDVKPKIITLKEPIEAAEKFLTIGKLTKKQFEESLDKLGKLDKTEKEFNRRATALNNLESFVIDVQNKLFEDDFVAAATEDEVKKIKESCSEVSDWLYEDGSDADADTYEKKLETLRTLTNDLFSRVWEHNERPEALNALTLSLNHSSHFLTTAKNLTKTTNPEKDVFTDVEVESLEKLIKETGEWKEKMIDEQNKLKKFEPIKLTVRSIVDKMGALDREVKYLLNKMKLWRPKKVDKPKEEVEKKEAEKTDEEDAKASEEEATVETPDPATNSTEGDLKEGDEEIQPTKSEKSETTHTEL